The Pyxidicoccus sp. MSG2 DNA segment CCGGCCCGGTGCCCGAGGCCGCGGTGGTGGACAGCCTGGTGAATCAGGTGGTGGCCTCGGGCACGCCCGTGCTCGTGCAGGATGTGGCCTCGGACGCGGCGCTCGCCGGTGCGCCCAGCGTCGTGGCCCTGCGTCTCACCTCCGCGCTGGTGCTCCCCCTGCGCGTGGGCTCCGCGCCCCTGCGCGCCGTCTACCTGGGCCGGCGCCTGGGGAACGCTCCGTTCTCCGCCGTGCACCTGGAAGAGGCGATGGCCCTCTCCTCGCTGGCCGCGCTGCTGCTGGCCACCTCGCACGAGCTGACCGAGCTGCGCACGCGCGTGGACAACCTCACGCAGCGCATCTCCGCGGCCACCTTCGAGGGGCTCATCGGTGAGTCCCCCTCCATGCGCGAGCTCTACCGGAATGTGGAGCGCCTGGGGCCCACGTCCCTCCATGTGCTCATCCAGGGCGAGACGGGCACGGGCAAGGAGGAGGTGGCCAGGGCTCTCCACCGGCGGAGCGGGCGGCGCGGGCGGCTGGTCGCCATCAACTGCGCGGCGCTGCCCGAGTCCCTCATCGAGCGCGAGCTGTTCGGCCATGCGCGCGGCGCCTTCTCGGGCGCGGGGACGGACCGGGCAGGGCTGGTGGAGGCGGCGGACGGCGGCACGCTCTTCCTCGACGAAATCGGCGACATGCCCTTCGTCCTCCAGTCCCGGCTGCTGCGCGTCGTCCAGGAGCGCGAGGTGACGCGCCTGGGCGAGAGTCGCCCGCGCAAGGTCGACATGCGCGTCATCTCCGCCACGCACCAGCCCCTCAAGGCGCGCGTCGCGCAGGGCACCTTCCGCGAGGACCTGCTCTACCGGCTGGACGAGGTGCGCGTCGAGGTGCCACCGCTGCGCGAGCGCGGCGACGACGTGCTCCTCATCGCCCACCACGCGCTCAAGCAGGAGGGGCGGCGCGCGATGGGCTTCACGCAGAAGGCCACCGAGGCCCTGCGCGGCCATCCCTTCCCGGGCAACGTGCGCGAGTTGGTGTCGCGGGTGCGGCGCGCGGCCATCCTCGCTTCGGGAGAGCTCATCGGCGTCGAGGACCTGGAACTCGAAGCGGACCCGACGCCCCTGCTGCCGCTGGACGAGGCCCGCGAGGCCTTCGTGCAGCGCTACGTGCGCGAGGCCATCGCTCGCAACGGGGGCAGCAAGAAGGAGGCGGCGAAGGCGCTCGGCATCGGTCTGCGTTCGGTGTTCCGCCACCTGGGCGAGGAGGAGTGACGGACTGGCCTCGTGCCCACCACCCGAAGTACTCCTGGCCCCCGCATGCGTCCTTCCGCCCCGTGGTTCCTCGTGCCGCTCGCGCTGCTGACGGTGCTCGGCTGCCCGCTCGACATCCAGGTTCGGCCCGAGGAGGGGATTGACGCAGGCTGCCAGGGAGAGGACTGCGAGACGCTGTGCGTCGCGGACTCGGAGTGTCCGGAGTCACACCGTTGCGACGACTTCGAGGAGCGCTGTGTGCCGGGGCCACGCCTCACGGAGGAGTGCTCGGGCTTCAGCTCGTGCCAGGGGTTCGCCAGCTGCGAGGACGGCCGGTGCGAGCTGCGCTGCGTCTCTCATCGCTGCCCCCGGGGTTACCAATGTGGGCCGGACAAGGTCTGTGTCGAGACGTGCAGCGGGGGGCCGCCGGAGACCCTGGGCGATTTCTGTGACTCCTCCCTGGACTGCACCCGCTGCGGCTTCTGTGTGGATGCCGGGGGCTCAAAGCGATGCCACCAGCCGTGCGGCTCCGACGGAGACTGTCCCGGAGGCGCGGTTGGCTCCTGCCTGCCCGTGCCGGGGGGCAGCCTGCATGTCTGCCGCCTGCCCTCGCCCTGAGCGGAGTTGATTGCCCACCCCGGACGGCCTCTTTAGGATGCGCCCGCGATGAGCGACGAAGTGCTGGCGGGCCGCTACCAGTTGGAACAGGAACTGGGGCGAGGAGGAATGGCCACGGTCTTCCTGGCCATGGACCTCCGCCTGTCGCGTCGGGTGGCGGTGAAGGTGATGCACCCGGGCGAGGACGGCCGCCGCAGCGAGCGCTTCCGCCGCGAAGCCGAGCTGGCCGCTTCGCTCAAGCACCCCAACGTGCTGGAGGTCCATGACTTCGGCGAGGACGCGGTGCGTGGCCCGTTCCTCGTGTGTGAGTGGGTCCAGGGCGAGAGCCTGCGCGAGCTGGCGCGGCGGCTCGCGCCCGTGCCCCCCGAGGTGGCGGCCGTGCTGGGCTGGGAGCTCGCCCGGGCGTTGGAGGCCGCGCACTCGCGCGGCGTGGTGCACCGCGACGTGAAGCCGGAGAACGTGCTGGTGTCGAAGGGCGGCCCGCTGAAGCTCGCGGACTTCGGCATCGCCGCGCTGGCCGACCAGGAGCGGCTGACGAGCACCGGCGCCGTCACCGGCTCGCTGGCGTACATGGCGCCCGAGCGCATCGACACCGGCGCCTGGTCGCCCGCGTCGGACGTCTACGCGGTCGGCGTCATCCTCTTCGAGCTGTGTACCGGCACGACGCCGCACGCGGGGCAGGGGAGCGCGCACCTCGCCGTCTCGGTGATGACCCGGGATGCGCCGCCGCTGTGCGAGGTCGCCCCGGGGACACCCGAGCCCTTCGGTGCGCTGGTGGACCGGTGCCTTGCCCGGGACCCGCGCGCGCGTCCGGTGGATGGCGTGGAGCTGGCCGCGTGCCTGGAGGCGGCGGTGCAGCAGCTCGTGGGACCTCCCTCCGAGGCCTCGCGGCGCTTCTTCCTGGGGCCGGAGGCGTATGCCGCCGGTTGGCGGGAAGCCCGGTTCCAGCGGCTGTTGACCGAAGGGCGCGCGCTGCTGTCGACAGGGGAAGGTGCGAGGGCCGCGCGGCTGCTCAACGAGGCCCTGACGCTCAAGCCCGGTTCCTCCGAGGTGCTGGCACTCCTGCGCGCCCGCCCGAAGTCGGGACGCGCGAAGTCGGGACGCGCGAAGGTGCTCGGCGGGAGCGCCCTGCTGGTGGGCCTGCTGGGGGCTCTCGTGCTCTGGGGATGGCACTCGCGGGGGGACGCCACGTCCGGGATGACGTCGGAAGCCCCCGTCGTGCGTCCGCCGGCGGAGGCCGCGGCGCTCCCGGATGAGCAGAACTCACCGGAAGCGATGCTCCAGGACCCACGCACCGATGCGTTGGAGCCCGCCCCGCCCGAGCCACCGACCTTTCCGCCGATTGCCGCGCGCGCCAGTCGAACGGAGGCCGTGAGCGGAGGGGTTCCCCGACGCGGGGGCACCTCCGTGCCAGCGGGCACGAAACGCGGGCCTCCTCGCTCCGACCGGAGCCTGCCAGCCGCCCCGGGCTCCGAAGCCGTGGCGTCCGAGCCTCCGGCTTCGGATGCCCAGGGCCCCGCGACGCAAACCTCTCCTCCCACCGGGACACCGCCGCCCCAGGCACAGGGGTACGCCACGCTGAGCGTGGTGACACGCCCGTGGGCCGAGGTGTTCGTGGACGGGCAGAGTCGCGGCTACACGCCGCGCGTGCGCGAGGTGCGCCTGACTCCCGGCACGCACCGGCTGCGCTTCGACAACCCGCTGTGTGACGTGCTGGAGGAGGACCTCCACGTCGCCGCGGGAGAGACGGTGAAGCGAGAGCTCGTCCTCCAGGTGCGCAAGGCCGAGGTGGTCATCTTCGCTCCCGAGGGCGCACGCGTCTTCGTCGACGGGACGCAGGTGGGCGTGGCCCCGCTGCGAGAGCCCGTGAAGCTCACGCATGGGAGCCATGTCTTCTCGGCCCGGGGGGCCGCGGGGGAGATCATCCGGAAGGACTTCGACGTGGTGGCCGGTGAGCGGACGGAGGTGGACCTGGGTGGGGGACCTTGACGGGACTCCTCCTGACCCTGGTGCTGGCGGCCTCGCCCTCACTGGAGCCCGCTCGCGAGGCGTACCAGTCCGGCGAGCTGCCTCGCGCGCGGAGCCTGCTCGAAGCGCTGCTCCAGCCCCTCCAGTTGACGGACCCCACCGAAGAGGCCGAGGCCCATCTGCTGCTGGCCGCCACGTACCACGCGCAGGAGGACACGGAGCGCGCGGAGGCCGAGGTGGTGCGGGCACTCGCCGCGAACCCGGACGTGAAGCTGGACCCGCTGGTGTACCCGCCGGACTTCGTCGCCTACGTCGAGCGCGTGCACGTCCTCCATCAGCAGCGCATCTCCGAGCTCTCCGCCGGGCGCCGCACTCCTGCCGTGGCCCCCTGGCATTCCACCACCCCACAACCCTCCCCGGCCCAGGTCGCACGCATCGCGGACCGGCCCGTGTCGCGAGGCTGGTACCTGGTGCCCTTCGGCGTCGGCCACTTCAAGCACGGCCAGCGCACGAAGGGCACCTTCCTGGCGGTGACGCAGGGGGTGGCCTTCACGGTCTCCGCCGCCTCGCTGGGCGCGGCGCTGGCGCTGCGCGGCCCCGACGGGCTGTACAGCGCCGGGGACGCGAGCGCGGCCCGAGGCTTGAACGTCACCTACCTCGTGGGGGCGTATGCCTTCGCGGCGCTCTACGCATACGGCGTCCTGGACGGGTGGCTCCTGGACCCCGAGCCACCCGCCTCACGCGGCCCTCAGGGCTGAGTCGGCGGCGCGGGGATGACGGTGAAGACCATCTGCCCGCCGCACGAGGTGTTCTCGAAGCAGCCGGCCCGCATCACGTAGTGCCCGGTGCCACAGGCTGGCACCCGGTAGCGGAGCTTCGAGCCCGCGCCCTTGCAGTCGTCGTCATTGGCGGCCACCTCCAGCCCATCCGGTCCCAGCAGGCGCAGGTAGGTGTCATTCGTCGCGACCGCTGTCGGCAGCCCGCAGGTGCCCATCTCCAGAATCTGCCCGGCCTGGAGATAGATGCCCGTGTCCTTCGTGGCCTGATTCGCGGAGTCCGTGCCCGTCGCGGTGTAGACGACGTACTTGTGCGTGGGGGGCAGGCTGGGGCGCTCGCAGATGTACGGGAAGTACTCGTTGCAGGGGATGTCGTTCCAGCCGCCTCCTGGAATGGAGCCGGCGGGCGGCACGTTGTTGAGGGCGCAGTGCTCGATGCCGCCGGAGTTGTTGGGCTCGTACTGGCGCCAGTGGAGGTAGCCGCTCGGCGTGCCGTCCGCCCACGTCCAGGTGCCCGGCTGCGAGAGGTCGCTGTAGCCGATGAACGACGCGCGCCCGGAGGGCACCTGCTGCTTCAGCCAGGTGTCTTCCGCGCCGTCATCGATGGTCACCAGGTCGAAGCCCCGGCTCGTGCAGTCGTTCCGCGCCTGGGTCCAGGGCTTGCGCGTCCCATGGAACGAGTAGTCGTGCCCGTTGAACTGCGCGTAGACCGGCTGGAGGCTCTCGCACACGAAGGTCCGGGAGACGGAGCAGGGCGCGTCGTGCCACCCGCCAAACGTGTTGATGAAGAGCCCGCAGTCCTCCGTGGCCTGGCCGTTGTTCGGTTCACCCGGGTTCCAGTGGACGTAGGCGGACGGGTCTTCCGACCAGACCCAGGTGCCCTCGCTGTCGCGGTCGTTGATGCCGAGCCACCACTCCGTGGACGGGGTGGCCATCTGCGCCTTCAGCCACAGCTCCTCCGCCGCGTCGTTGAGGGTCACCATGCCGTAGCCCATGTCGGCGCAGGCCTTCTGGGCGTCGGTCCACGTCGCGGTCGACGTGGAGATGAAATACGTGTGGCCGCCGTAGTAGCTCAGCCCCTGCCGTGCCGTGCCCGAGGACTCCGGGCTGCCCGCCATCGGCTCGGC contains these protein-coding regions:
- a CDS encoding sigma 54-interacting transcriptional regulator translates to MPFLLTLPDGRHVALEKPVVSVGSDPACDVVVTESGLKPSHALLFRDERGWTVSAASKGCDVRVRGKRVDVSPLSPGEAFVLGRATLTLVRSDDAQAVPRAASAPAPGGQLLAVLTGFASRLLVQRPAAELLEVTMRGLAEVTGADVGFLVSVEGEQRQVLCATGPVPEAAVVDSLVNQVVASGTPVLVQDVASDAALAGAPSVVALRLTSALVLPLRVGSAPLRAVYLGRRLGNAPFSAVHLEEAMALSSLAALLLATSHELTELRTRVDNLTQRISAATFEGLIGESPSMRELYRNVERLGPTSLHVLIQGETGTGKEEVARALHRRSGRRGRLVAINCAALPESLIERELFGHARGAFSGAGTDRAGLVEAADGGTLFLDEIGDMPFVLQSRLLRVVQEREVTRLGESRPRKVDMRVISATHQPLKARVAQGTFREDLLYRLDEVRVEVPPLRERGDDVLLIAHHALKQEGRRAMGFTQKATEALRGHPFPGNVRELVSRVRRAAILASGELIGVEDLELEADPTPLLPLDEAREAFVQRYVREAIARNGGSKKEAAKALGIGLRSVFRHLGEEE
- a CDS encoding serine/threonine-protein kinase, with the protein product MSDEVLAGRYQLEQELGRGGMATVFLAMDLRLSRRVAVKVMHPGEDGRRSERFRREAELAASLKHPNVLEVHDFGEDAVRGPFLVCEWVQGESLRELARRLAPVPPEVAAVLGWELARALEAAHSRGVVHRDVKPENVLVSKGGPLKLADFGIAALADQERLTSTGAVTGSLAYMAPERIDTGAWSPASDVYAVGVILFELCTGTTPHAGQGSAHLAVSVMTRDAPPLCEVAPGTPEPFGALVDRCLARDPRARPVDGVELAACLEAAVQQLVGPPSEASRRFFLGPEAYAAGWREARFQRLLTEGRALLSTGEGARAARLLNEALTLKPGSSEVLALLRARPKSGRAKSGRAKVLGGSALLVGLLGALVLWGWHSRGDATSGMTSEAPVVRPPAEAAALPDEQNSPEAMLQDPRTDALEPAPPEPPTFPPIAARASRTEAVSGGVPRRGGTSVPAGTKRGPPRSDRSLPAAPGSEAVASEPPASDAQGPATQTSPPTGTPPPQAQGYATLSVVTRPWAEVFVDGQSRGYTPRVREVRLTPGTHRLRFDNPLCDVLEEDLHVAAGETVKRELVLQVRKAEVVIFAPEGARVFVDGTQVGVAPLREPVKLTHGSHVFSARGAAGEIIRKDFDVVAGERTEVDLGGGP
- a CDS encoding tetratricopeptide repeat protein; translation: MTGLLLTLVLAASPSLEPAREAYQSGELPRARSLLEALLQPLQLTDPTEEAEAHLLLAATYHAQEDTERAEAEVVRALAANPDVKLDPLVYPPDFVAYVERVHVLHQQRISELSAGRRTPAVAPWHSTTPQPSPAQVARIADRPVSRGWYLVPFGVGHFKHGQRTKGTFLAVTQGVAFTVSAASLGAALALRGPDGLYSAGDASAARGLNVTYLVGAYAFAALYAYGVLDGWLLDPEPPASRGPQG
- a CDS encoding lectin-like protein translates to MSGKRVVGKSWAKSGFALVLSVATLCGCGTEGLGAAEPMAGSPESSGTARQGLSYYGGHTYFISTSTATWTDAQKACADMGYGMVTLNDAAEELWLKAQMATPSTEWWLGINDRDSEGTWVWSEDPSAYVHWNPGEPNNGQATEDCGLFINTFGGWHDAPCSVSRTFVCESLQPVYAQFNGHDYSFHGTRKPWTQARNDCTSRGFDLVTIDDGAEDTWLKQQVPSGRASFIGYSDLSQPGTWTWADGTPSGYLHWRQYEPNNSGGIEHCALNNVPPAGSIPGGGWNDIPCNEYFPYICERPSLPPTHKYVVYTATGTDSANQATKDTGIYLQAGQILEMGTCGLPTAVATNDTYLRLLGPDGLEVAANDDDCKGAGSKLRYRVPACGTGHYVMRAGCFENTSCGGQMVFTVIPAPPTQP